The genomic DNA GATGTCGTCCTCGACTCCGTGATCCTCATCGATCACTTCAATGGCGTCGAAGAAGCCACGGCCTATCTCGCGCAAGTGGGTGAGGCGGCCGCGATCACGGCGATCACCCGTGCCGAAGTGCTAACTGGCTTCGACACTGCCGACGTGCCGTTGGCGCTGGCGCTGCTCAGCCGCTTTCGGCTCATCGCGATCGATGGTCCCGTCGCCGATCTCGCGGCTGCGCTTCGTCGCGAGCATCGCTGGAAGCTTCCTGATGCCCTTCAGGCTGCCGCGGCGCGTCAGCACGGCCTGCGGCTGGCCACCCGCAACACGAAAGACTTCCCACCGGCGAAGCACGCGTTCGTCGTCGTTCCCTACACCCTTCGCGCGAAG from Sandaracinaceae bacterium includes the following:
- a CDS encoding PIN domain-containing protein — its product is MSGDVVLDSVILIDHFNGVEEATAYLAQVGEAAAITAITRAEVLTGFDTADVPLALALLSRFRLIAIDGPVADLAAALRREHRWKLPDALQAAAARQHGLRLATRNTKDFPPAKHAFVVVPYTLRAK